The DNA window AACGAGAACTAGAAGCAGGGACTATCGATAGCCTTAATGAACCGATTGAAGTCGTCGAGCCCGTAGAAACTGCCTCTAAACGAAATGTTTTGGATGTTATTACAGTTTCAGCCGATGATTTAGCTAACTCCGTATTCGGTCGCAAGCCGCAAGCATTACAGTCCGAAGAGGATGTGTTAACAGGGGCTCAATGGGGCACCTTAATGCATGAGGCTATGCAGTGGTTACCACTCGTTAATTATACACAAGATTCTTTGACAAAAGAGCTTGATGAATTGGTAAGAAAAGGGACTTTCACCGAGGAAGAACGAAATCTATTAAGTGATACAAGTCTTTATAAATTCTTCAGTTCTGATCTTGGGCAGCGTCTCATCAACGCTAAACGTATCGAACGAGAATTGCCGTTTAGCATGCTCTTTGAGGGTAAACGCGTATACGATACCTTAGAGGACAGCGAAAATCTATTCCTTCAAGGTATTATCGATACCGCCTTTGAAGAGGACAGTGAATGGGTTCTCGTAGATTACAAGACGGACCGCATCAAATCTGGGGAAGACCTTATCAAGCGCTATAAAATCCAAATGGACCTCTATAAAGAGGCCTTGCAACGATTGACGGGAATGCCGGTAAAAGCATGCTATATCTATAGCTTCCGCTTGCATGATGCAATTGTTGTAGATTAATTTAGCTATCTACATATGATTAGCAGATTTCTCTATTCGTGTGTAATATGTCGTAACAATTAGATATGTAATACACATAAAAAAAGCTCTCTATCTTTTGATAGAGAGCTTTTGTGTTATATATGTGGTAATTTAGGCAAATTTAAAGCCTTTTTCTTTTTGTGTTTTGCTGGTGCAAATACTTTTAGTACACGCGGCAATACTTCGATATCTACTGGCATGGATGGACCTTGATCGCCATCCATATTAGTAGGTAAATCACCGATATCAGATAATAGTTCAATTTGAGCTTTTTTCACAGTTAATGATGTTGTATAACGAGAGTTATAGATGGCACCACTGAGGATAAGTGGTAATACGCTGAGGATATCGAGGATGAAGTATTCCTTGAAGATGATGATACGCATATAACCGTCGTCTACAGAGGCTTCCGGCATAAAGCGTTCAAAGCTAGACACTACATTGGTAAGCAATGCAAGAACGAGCGGGGATTTACAAATAAAATCGTCGTTCTCTGTTTTGATGCGGTATGTGTAGTCTTTCGTTGTGAACAAGGCTTGGCCTGCGCGCAAGAAGTAGGCGAGTGGTCCTAAAATACTTTTTTCCTTTGGTGTAACCTCTTCGATTACCTTTGGAATAACACCGGCTGCGATATTGTTGCAGAAATATTTATCATTGCAACGACCGATATCAATGGTACGAGTTTGATTGATATCAATGCGTTTGATCGCTTGTGTTGGATTTTGGTGAATGCCAAGGGCACGAGACATATCGTTAACAGTACCTACTGGTATAAAACCAAAGGTAGATTTGAAGCCACCTTGGGCAATACCATTTACGGTTTCATTTACGGTGCCATCACCGCCCATGCAAAATACAGCATCGAATCCGCGTTCGCAAGCATCCTTTGCAAAACGTGTAGCATCTCCTTCACCGGTAGTGAATTTGACCTCAATCGTTTCGAATAAGGTGCTCAATTTCCATTGTAAATCGAGGGCATATCGGCGCGCCGCACCGCCACCCGATACAGGGTTTATGATTACCAAACAACGGCTCATGATATAACTTCCTTACTTTCAAAAATGAGATATAGCTATTATCTATCGTTAAATTGACAGTCTTAGATATGGGCTCTATAATTATATTATATGCACTAAATCATATATGACATATTTATTCAAAATATAAAATATATCGTACAATATATTATACTCATTTTAGCCGTTCTTTGAAAGTATGAAAGATATAACGGGACACAAGATTAGGGGATAGTAATGGGAAAACAAGATTCGAAAGATAAATATAAATTGTCCGCTGTGGACTCTATTGAAAGATTACCTCTCAGTGAACAAGTGTATTTAACATTAAAAACAGCTATTTTAACAGGCGAATTGATGCCACAAGAAAAGCTTAACGAAGTAAAAATTGCAGAGCAATTGCAAGTGA is part of the Veillonella sp. genome and encodes:
- a CDS encoding diacylglycerol kinase family protein, with translation MSRCLVIINPVSGGGAARRYALDLQWKLSTLFETIEVKFTTGEGDATRFAKDACERGFDAVFCMGGDGTVNETVNGIAQGGFKSTFGFIPVGTVNDMSRALGIHQNPTQAIKRIDINQTRTIDIGRCNDKYFCNNIAAGVIPKVIEEVTPKEKSILGPLAYFLRAGQALFTTKDYTYRIKTENDDFICKSPLVLALLTNVVSSFERFMPEASVDDGYMRIIIFKEYFILDILSVLPLILSGAIYNSRYTTSLTVKKAQIELLSDIGDLPTNMDGDQGPSMPVDIEVLPRVLKVFAPAKHKKKKALNLPKLPHI